AGCAGATGTTGGGCCGGGCCAGAAGATCGGTCAAAAGCCGGTTGTAATCCCGGGGCGCGCCCATCACCGGTTCATAAAGGCCGCGCATTTCAGGTGACCGCCACTCGGCATCAAACTCCCACTGGGGAAAACCCCGGGTGAGAAAATCCATGTCCACGTATGCACATGTCACCCCATCGTATGTGATGTGCAGCTTTCCCGAATCGGTATATTTGCCGATCACGGTGCTTTCCACCGCGTGCTTTTCAGAAAGCGCCATGAACCGGTCCTCGTCCTCCGGGCGCACGGAAACAGTCATGCGCTCCTGGGATTCGGAAACCCAGATTTCCCATTGATCAAGCCCTTCGTACTTCAGGGGCACCCGGTCAAGCCAGACCTCACAGCCTCCGGAAAACCGGGCGGTCTCCCCCACCGACGAGGAAAGTCCGCCGCCGCCGTTGTCGGTGACAAACCGAATCAGGCCCTCGTCTCTGGCCTGGAGCAGAAAATCGTGCATTTTTTTCTGGGTATAGGGATCGCCGATCTGTACGTGGCCGGCCGGGGTGTTTTCCGTAAAAATCTCAGATGAGGCCGTCACTCCGTGGATGCCGTCTTTTCCCACCCGGCCCCCGCACATCACGATCAGCTCGCCGGCAGCGGTGGTTTTTTCCTCAGATGGCGTGCCGGCCACCGTTGCCGGCATCATGCCCAAAGCAGTGACAAAAACCAGGCATTTTCCCATGTAGCCGTGGTCAAAGGTCACCTGGCCGAAAGGCGTGGGAATGCCGCTTTTGTTGCCCCCGTCGCGCACCCCTTCGATGATGCCGTCAAGAAGCCGTCTGGGGTGGAGCCTGGGTTTGAGCTCCCCGTCATAATCCCGGTCCCCTGTACAAAAGCCGTAGCTGCCCATGATCAGGCGCGCGCCCTTGCCAGTGCCCAGCGGATCGCGGTACACACCCACAATGCCGGTAATGGCCCCGCCATAGGCCTCCATATTGGATGGGGAATTGTGGGTCTCGCCAGTGATCACATAATAGTGGTCCCGGTCAAAGCGTCCCACCCCGGCGTTGTCCCACAGCACCGAGATCACCCAGTCCTTTTGCGCCTGAAGCTGCCGGGTGGGCTCCTGAATGCAGGTCTTAAACAGATTATCAATGGTCTCGGTCTCACCCGTGGAAAGATCCCGGTAATGAAACCGGCCCTGAAAGGTGTTGTGGTTGCAGTGATCGCTTCTGCCCTGGGAAATGTATTCGAGTTCCACGTCCGTGGGATCATCCAGGCCAATGGCCCGCCGCTGTGCGCGCACTTCCGAATCCAGGAAATACTGCCGGATCACCGGGATGTCATTGACATTGAGGGCAAGGTTTCGCGCATCGCTGATCTGCTGCAAAACCGCATCCGAATCCACACTCACCGGGGTCACCGTGGGCTTGTGGTCCAGACGGACCTTTGGGATGATGATGCCCACCCCGTTTTCGGGATCCCAGTCATGCCTGGAAAAAATCCGGACCTGCTGGATAATCTCGTTTGCCAGCAACTGCTCTGCGATGCATTGGGCATCGTCCTGACTGATTTCCGGGCCCCTGATGCAGAAGCGCTTTGAGGTAAAAACGCCCTCACCTTCGGCCAGGCGAATGCCGAGAACGTCTTCCATGGCTTCTATGGCCGTTTGTCCGGGAGTGTCCTTGACACCGGGCCGGTATCCCACCCAGATGCACCAGTCAAAGCCCAGATCCAATGGCGCAAAACTTGATACCTGGGTGACGGGGTTGGTGAAAATCTCGTTGCGGACGGTTTCGAGCTGCTCCGGGGACAGATCCGCATCCAGGGTGACAATATGCACAGCCCGGACGTCCTGCACCCGGATGCCGAAATAAGCATCCGCCTTGCCGGCCACGGCCGCGCCCTCTGCGTCAAACAATTCATTTTTTAAAGCGATTTCCAGGCGATGGGGCATGGCAGCTATCCCGTCAACAATCTCATGATATCATTGTAAAAAACAAAAACCATCAGCAGCATGAGCAGAAAGATCCCGACCTGCTGGGCCACTTCCCGAACCCGCAACGACACCGGGCGGCCCATGATGGCCTCAATGCCGAAAAACAGGATGTGACCGCCGTCTAACACCGGCACCGGCAACAGGTTTAAAATCCCCAGGTTCACGCTGACAAGGGCGATAAACGCAAGCAGGTTCACAATTCCGTGCTCCACCTGTTCACCGGCCAACTGGGCGATCATGATGGGCCCGCCCAGGGTGTCGGCCGAAATGGCCCCCTGGATAAGCTTAACCACGGACACGATTGTCAGCTCCACGATCATGTAGGTCCGGTACAGGCTTTCGCCCATTGCCGCCACCGGATTGAGCCGCTCGGCCCGGACCTCCCCGGCTGCGGTAATGCCCACGAGAAAACGATCACGGGTTTCGCCGAAAACGTCTTCCACCTCATCCTTTACAGGGGAGATGGTTACCTGGCGCCTGCGGCCGTCGCGCTCGATGGTAAAATCAATGGGCCGTCCCCCGCTCCGGGCGATGGCCTCGGCCATTTCAGGCCAGGCGTTAATGACCTTGTCCTGTACGGCCACAACCCGGTCCCCGCTTTCCAGCCCGGCGGACTGGGCCGGGGACCCGTCCTTGATTTTCCCGATGACCGGCTCCAGTATCCTTTCCCCGGAGATACTGAAAATGCCGAAAAAAATCAATATGCACAGGATGAAGTTGAAAAACGGCCCTGCGGCCACGATCAGCATGCGTCGGGAAACCGGCTTGTGGGTGAACGAATAGGGAATCTCGGCATCATCGAGTTCGGCGTCGGGCTGCTCGCCCACCATTTTCACGTATCCGCCCAAGGGCAGCGCGGAGATACAGTATTGGGTTTCACCAATGGTTTTTTTTAGAATCTTGGGGCCGAATCCCAGAGAAAAGCGCTCCACGCCCACCCCGAAAGCCTTGGCCACGAGAAAATGTCCCAGCTCGTGGAAAAAAATCAATACACCCAGGACAATGACCAATCCGATAACCGTACTCATATAGCGTGTTCCTAATTGTAAGTCTTATTCAGGCAGCTGAGCCCGGGCTGCATTGCGGCCCCATGCGTCTGCGGCCAGTATGTTGTCCAGATCAGGATCCGGTAAGGGCTCGTATTGCTGCATGACAGATCCGATCAACCCGGCAATCCGGTCAAACCCAATGCGGTCTTCAAGAAATGCGGCCACAGCCACCTCGTTTGCCGCATTGAGCACTGCGGGCATGGTGCCCCCGATTTTTCCGGCCTCCAGGGCCAGGGCCAGGCAGACAAATTTTTCCAAATCCGGGGCCTGGAAGGTAAGCTTTCCAATGCCCGGAAAATCAGGACTGGATAAACCCAGGGACAACCGCTGCGGATATGACAGGGCATAAGCAATGGCTCCCTGCATATCCGGCAGGCCCATTTGCGCCATAACCGTGCCGTCGCAATAACCCACCATGGAATGGATAATGCTTTGGGGATGGATTACCACCTCCACCTGTTCCACGCACAATGAAAACAGATGCATGGCCTCGATTACCTCCAGGCCCTTGTTCATCAATGTTGCCGAATCAATGGTGATCTTGCTGCCCATCTGCCAGGTGGGATGCGCCAGGGCATCACCGGGTTTTATCCGGGCAAACTCAGAAGCCGGACTGTTGCAAAACGGACCGCCTGAGGCTGTCAAAAGGATCTTTTCCACATCTTTTCGGCGATTGCCGCAAATGCATTGAAAAATGGCGCTGTGCTCACTGTCAACCGGCAGCACCCGCACACCGGAGGTCCGGGCCTTGTCCATGACCAGGTCCCCTGCCATGACCAGGGTTTCCTTGTTGGCAAGGGCAATGTCTTTTTTTGCCTCTATGGCCGCAAGTGTCGGCAGCAGGCCGGCCGCGCCCACCATGGCTGAAACCACCATGTCCACGCCCTCGTGAGTGGCGGCATCGAGATAGCCCTGCTCCCCGTGTAAAATTTTCGTGGAAACTTTCCGGCCCAGTTTCTTTTTGAGATCCTCGGCATCAGAGGGATCATAGACAACCGCAATATCAGGGCAAAAATCCTGAATCTGAGCAGCCAATAAATCAATGTTGTTTCTGGCAGTCAGGGCCCGGATCGAAAACCGTTCGGGAAAACGCCGGGCCACAGCCAGGGTATTTCTGCCGATGGAACCGGTGGAGCCAAGAATGGCGAGGTTGCGGGAAGTCATATACCTGTTTCCGGTTAAAGCACCAGTATTTTCCATGCATAAGCAACAGGCACGGCAAACAGCAGGGCGTCAATGCGGTCCAAAATCCCGCCGTGGCCCGGCAGAATCGAACCCGAGTCCTTGATCCCGGCGGTGCGCTTGAGCTCGGACTCAAACAGGTCGCCTGCCTGGCCGGCAAGGCCCATGAGCACCACCAGCACCAGCGTATGCAGCACTGGCAGCCCGGGAATAAAAAGCAGCTTGAAGATCAGGCCCACAACCAGATTCGCCCCCAGGCCCCCCAGGGCCCCTTCTATGGTTTTGCCCGGGCTGATGGCAGCATTGAGCTTGTGCCGCCCTTTGTATGTGCCCACATAAAAAGCACCCACATCTCCGAGAAAAACAACAAAGAGCACGAAAAAAAGCCATGCCAGTCCCTGGGGTTGTGCGCGCAGCAGTACCAGCATGGACAGGCAAAGAGGAATATAAACCAGCCCCTGGACCTGGAGGGCAACCGTTTCCATGATCTGCGGGCCTTTTTTGTATGCCTGTATGGAAAGCAGTGCAGCGGCCGCCAGACCCAGAAACACGAAAAACAGCAGGCTATTTTCCGGCAGCCAGGCAACGGCCATGATCATGGCAATCCCGGCTGCGAGTCCCGACAAGGCAACAGGCGAAAATATGCGGCCCCGATCCCCCCGGAAAACAATGAAGAAATATTCATAAAGGGCCACTGCCGCCACTATGGAAATAAACGCGGCAAACACCGGCAGCGATGCCCAAAAAATAAGGGCAATCAGCAGGGGAACGGCAATAATGCTGGTAATCCAACGCTTTAAATGCATAACACGATCCCGGATAAGTTGTAGTCAGGGAAAATCGGCGAAACAAATGCCAGGGGCATCATTTCTCCGCAACCTTGCCGAAACGGCGCTCGCGTCTTTGAAAGTCCTTGAGGATGCCGATAAATTCCTCGCGGGTAAAGTCCGGCCACAGGGTGGGGGTCACAAAAATCTCCGAATAGGCGATCTGCCACAACAAAAAATTGCTGATCCGGTATTCGCCGCTGGTTCGGATCAGCAGTTCCGGATCCGGAATTCCGTGGGTATAGAGATTTTGCGAAAACAGCTCTTCGGTGATGTCTTCGGGCTCCATGCGCTCCTCTTTGACCTGCCGGGCAAGATTTCGGGCAGCCTCAACAATTTCCGAGCGTGCCCCGTAGGAAAGCGCCAGGCACAAACACATGCCGTCATTTCTGCTGGTTTCCGCCATGATATCCGTCAGGCCCTCCCGAACATCTTCCGGAAGGTGGTGGATCTGGCCCAGCACGCGAAGTTGAATATTGTTTTCAACCATCTCCTTGCGCTCGGATGCCAGAAAACGTTTAAGAAGCGTCATCAGGGCTTTTACTTCGGATTTGGGCCGCTGCCAGTTTTCCGTGGAAAAAGCGTAAAGGGTCAGGTATTGGATTCCGATTTCCCGGCTGGCGCGGACCACCGCCCGTACCGTGTCCGCCCCCCGCTCATGGCCCTTAACCCGGTTTAACATCCGTTTCTGGGCCCACCGGCCGTTTCCGTCCATGATCACTGCAGCGTGAACGGGCAGTCTCGACGGATCCAGCCCCATATCTTCGGCAGAATCAGACTTCAAGGATCTCCTTTTCCTTGTCCTTGTACAGATCGTCTATCTGCTTGACATGCTCGTCTGTGAGCTTCTGGATTTGGTCAAAGGCCTTGGTCACGTCATCTTCTGAGGCATCGCCGTCTTTTTTCAGGGTTTTTAAGGAATCATTGGCCTCCCTGCGGATGTTTCGCACGGCAATCCGGTATTCCTCGCAAACCTTGTTGACCTGCTTGACAATATCCTTGCGCCGGTCTTCGGTCAGCGGCGGCATGGTAATGCGGATGATCTTGCCGTCGCTTGAGGGTGTCAGACCGAGATTGGACTTCATGATCGCCTTTTCAATCTCCTTGATCGCCGAAGGATCCCAGGGCTGAATGGTAATCATGCGGCTTTCGGGCACGGACAGGGATGCAAGCTGGTTTAGCGGAGTGGGCGTGTTGTAGTAATTGACGCGAACATCGTCGAGCAGACTCAGCGATGCCCGCCCTGTGCGGATTTTTTTCAAATCCTTTTTCAGGGCGTCCACCGACTTGTCCATCTTTTCACTGGCTTCACTGATAATCAAATCGATCATGGCTTTTTGCCCTCAAAATTGTAATTGACGGATGTCACTGATTTCAACCGAAGCAACCCTGCAGGATAGCTATCCTTACTTCCGGGGCTCGCAAATTTTTGTTCCAACGGCCTGCCCGCAGATGGCATTGCGGATATTGCCGCTTTCTCTGAGATTAAAGACAACCAGCAGCAGATGATTGTCCATGGCCAGGGAAATGGCGGTGCTGTCCATGACATGCAGCCTTTTTTCCAGGACCGTCATGTAATCAATATCCTGGATAAACTTTGCAGTGGTATTGCCCACGGGATCCATATCATAGACCCCGTCAACCTTGGTGGCCTTGAGCAGAACTTCAGCGTGAATCTCTGCCGCCCGGAGCACGGCGGCCGTATCCGTAGTGAAATAGGGATTACCGGTACCTGCTGCGAATATGACCACCCGCTTTTTTTCCAGATGCCGGACCGCCCGCCTGCGGATATAGGGCTCGGCCACCTGGTGCATGGATATGGCTGAAAGCACGCGGGTGGGAATATCGATTTTTTCCAGGGCCTCCTGCAGGGCCAGGCTGTTCATGACGGTGGCCAGCATGCCCAGGTAGTCGGCAGACGCCCGGTCCATGCCCTGAGAGCTGCCGGCCATACCCCGGAAAATGTTGCCCCCGCCCACCACCACGGCCATTTCCACCCCGAGATCCACAGCGGATTTGACCTCCCGGGCCACATATCCCAGGGTTTCGGGGTGGATGCCGTAGTTGCCGTCGCCCATCAGGGCTTCGCCGCTGAGCTTCAGTAATACGCGCTGGTATTTGGCCTGGTTCAAGATTTTCAGCTTTCTCCGATCTGAAAACGGGCAAAGCGGTTAATGGTGATTTTTTCCCCGGTCTTGGCAATCATCTCATTTAGCACATCTGAGATGGTCAAATTGGTATCCCGGATGTAGAGCTGGTTCATCAGGCAGGATTCCTTGTAGAACTTGTTCATCTTGCCTTCGACGATCTTTTCGGCCACGTTTTCCGGCTTGCCCATCTCCAGTACCTGCTGGCGGTAGATTTCCCTTTCGCGCTCGGCCACGTCTGCAGGGATATCTTCGGGAACCACGCCAAGGGGACTTGAGGCGGCAATGTGCATGGCGATGTTTTTGGCAAATTCCTTGAATTCATCTGTCTTGGCCACAAAATCGGTTTCACAGTTGACTTCCACGAGCACCCCGATCTTGCCGCCCATATGTATATAGGACTGAATCACACCGTCGCCGGCCACTTTCCCGGACCGTTTCTTGGCCGTGGCCAGGCCTTTTTTACGAAGGTAATCCGCAGCCTTTTCCATATCCCCGTCGCACTCGCTCAGGGCCTCCTTGCAGTCCATAATCCCCGCGCCCGAACGGTCGCGGAGCTGCTTTACCATATCAGCACTAATTGTTGCCATCATTACTCTCCTGTATTCACAGCTTCTTCAGATTGTTCCGATTCCGGAGCCGGTGTCTGGGGCTTGGCCGCGGATGCCTTGCGAATCACTTCCACCACCGGTCCTTCTTCATCCTGGGTCTCCACGCGGCGTTCGGCCTTTCCGGCCGTCTGCGTCCGGGCTTCCTCGGCCTGTTTGTCTTTTTCAGCCTGCATTTTCTCATCCCTGCGCTGGCTGCCTTCAATGGCGGCATCAGCAATCCGGGAGGTGATCAGCCGGATGGAGCGGATGGCGTCATCATTGCCGGGGATCACATAATCAATAAGATCCGGATCACAATTGGTATCCACCACAGACACCACGGGAATGCCCAGACGGAGTCCTTCGCGCACGGCAATGCCCTCCTTTTTGGGGTCCACCACAAACATGGCGCCGGGAAGCGATTTCATGGTGCGGATACCGCCAAGGTTACTGTCCAGCTTGGCCCGCTCCTTTAGCATTTTTACCCGTTCCTTTTTGGGATACAGGTTAATGGATCCGTCATTTTCGATGGTATTGAGATAATTGAGCCGCTCGATGCTCTTTTTGACCGTGGGAAA
The Desulfosalsimonas propionicica DNA segment above includes these coding regions:
- the pyrH gene encoding UMP kinase, whose product is MNQAKYQRVLLKLSGEALMGDGNYGIHPETLGYVAREVKSAVDLGVEMAVVVGGGNIFRGMAGSSQGMDRASADYLGMLATVMNSLALQEALEKIDIPTRVLSAISMHQVAEPYIRRRAVRHLEKKRVVIFAAGTGNPYFTTDTAAVLRAAEIHAEVLLKATKVDGVYDMDPVGNTTAKFIQDIDYMTVLEKRLHVMDSTAISLAMDNHLLLVVFNLRESGNIRNAICGQAVGTKICEPRK
- a CDS encoding phosphatidate cytidylyltransferase, whose product is MHLKRWITSIIAVPLLIALIFWASLPVFAAFISIVAAVALYEYFFIVFRGDRGRIFSPVALSGLAAGIAMIMAVAWLPENSLLFFVFLGLAAAALLSIQAYKKGPQIMETVALQVQGLVYIPLCLSMLVLLRAQPQGLAWLFFVLFVVFLGDVGAFYVGTYKGRHKLNAAISPGKTIEGALGGLGANLVVGLIFKLLFIPGLPVLHTLVLVVLMGLAGQAGDLFESELKRTAGIKDSGSILPGHGGILDRIDALLFAVPVAYAWKILVL
- the frr gene encoding ribosome recycling factor — its product is MIDLIISEASEKMDKSVDALKKDLKKIRTGRASLSLLDDVRVNYYNTPTPLNQLASLSVPESRMITIQPWDPSAIKEIEKAIMKSNLGLTPSSDGKIIRITMPPLTEDRRKDIVKQVNKVCEEYRIAVRNIRREANDSLKTLKKDGDASEDDVTKAFDQIQKLTDEHVKQIDDLYKDKEKEILEV
- the rseP gene encoding RIP metalloprotease RseP — protein: MSTVIGLVIVLGVLIFFHELGHFLVAKAFGVGVERFSLGFGPKILKKTIGETQYCISALPLGGYVKMVGEQPDAELDDAEIPYSFTHKPVSRRMLIVAAGPFFNFILCILIFFGIFSISGERILEPVIGKIKDGSPAQSAGLESGDRVVAVQDKVINAWPEMAEAIARSGGRPIDFTIERDGRRRQVTISPVKDEVEDVFGETRDRFLVGITAAGEVRAERLNPVAAMGESLYRTYMIVELTIVSVVKLIQGAISADTLGGPIMIAQLAGEQVEHGIVNLLAFIALVSVNLGILNLLPVPVLDGGHILFFGIEAIMGRPVSLRVREVAQQVGIFLLMLLMVFVFYNDIMRLLTG
- a CDS encoding isoprenyl transferase, with amino-acid sequence MKSDSAEDMGLDPSRLPVHAAVIMDGNGRWAQKRMLNRVKGHERGADTVRAVVRASREIGIQYLTLYAFSTENWQRPKSEVKALMTLLKRFLASERKEMVENNIQLRVLGQIHHLPEDVREGLTDIMAETSRNDGMCLCLALSYGARSEIVEAARNLARQVKEERMEPEDITEELFSQNLYTHGIPDPELLIRTSGEYRISNFLLWQIAYSEIFVTPTLWPDFTREEFIGILKDFQRRERRFGKVAEK
- the tsf gene encoding translation elongation factor Ts, with the protein product MATISADMVKQLRDRSGAGIMDCKEALSECDGDMEKAADYLRKKGLATAKKRSGKVAGDGVIQSYIHMGGKIGVLVEVNCETDFVAKTDEFKEFAKNIAMHIAASSPLGVVPEDIPADVAEREREIYRQQVLEMGKPENVAEKIVEGKMNKFYKESCLMNQLYIRDTNLTISDVLNEMIAKTGEKITINRFARFQIGES
- a CDS encoding AIR synthase-related protein, with protein sequence MPHRLEIALKNELFDAEGAAVAGKADAYFGIRVQDVRAVHIVTLDADLSPEQLETVRNEIFTNPVTQVSSFAPLDLGFDWCIWVGYRPGVKDTPGQTAIEAMEDVLGIRLAEGEGVFTSKRFCIRGPEISQDDAQCIAEQLLANEIIQQVRIFSRHDWDPENGVGIIIPKVRLDHKPTVTPVSVDSDAVLQQISDARNLALNVNDIPVIRQYFLDSEVRAQRRAIGLDDPTDVELEYISQGRSDHCNHNTFQGRFHYRDLSTGETETIDNLFKTCIQEPTRQLQAQKDWVISVLWDNAGVGRFDRDHYYVITGETHNSPSNMEAYGGAITGIVGVYRDPLGTGKGARLIMGSYGFCTGDRDYDGELKPRLHPRRLLDGIIEGVRDGGNKSGIPTPFGQVTFDHGYMGKCLVFVTALGMMPATVAGTPSEEKTTAAGELIVMCGGRVGKDGIHGVTASSEIFTENTPAGHVQIGDPYTQKKMHDFLLQARDEGLIRFVTDNGGGGLSSSVGETARFSGGCEVWLDRVPLKYEGLDQWEIWVSESQERMTVSVRPEDEDRFMALSEKHAVESTVIGKYTDSGKLHITYDGVTCAYVDMDFLTRGFPQWEFDAEWRSPEMRGLYEPVMGAPRDYNRLLTDLLARPNICSREWIIRQYDHEVQGTSVIKPLEGADRDVNSDASVIRPVLTSEQGLAFSQALLPFYSAIDAFHMTACTIDEAVRRLVAVGGDPEHIGGVDNFCWPNIQYDPVRNPDGRFKAAQLVRSCRALAETCGVYGIPLLSGKDSMYVDGHLAGAYGETHKLSAPETMQFSAVSVVKDIASCVTLDIKCPGDVVYVLGVTKDELGASEYYDRFGYTGCNVPVVDARKHWLLYKDLHAAMEKNLAASVHGIYRGGLGVHLAMCAMAGNLGIRADIGKAPGAEGLRADHLLFSETPGRFVVSVAPESREDFASMMKDHALACIGEVTKAPRLDLSCGAESLVSVPVADLKASWKAPFGQLV
- the rpsB gene encoding 30S ribosomal protein S2, whose product is MAYVTMKELLESGVHFGHQTRRWNPKMKKYIFGARNGIYIVDLQQTVRMFKTAYDFVANTAANGKSVLFVGTKKQARESIYEEANRCEMYYVHNRWIGGMLTNFPTVKKSIERLNYLNTIENDGSINLYPKKERVKMLKERAKLDSNLGGIRTMKSLPGAMFVVDPKKEGIAVREGLRLGIPVVSVVDTNCDPDLIDYVIPGNDDAIRSIRLITSRIADAAIEGSQRRDEKMQAEKDKQAEEARTQTAGKAERRVETQDEEGPVVEVIRKASAAKPQTPAPESEQSEEAVNTGE
- a CDS encoding 1-deoxy-D-xylulose-5-phosphate reductoisomerase, giving the protein MTSRNLAILGSTGSIGRNTLAVARRFPERFSIRALTARNNIDLLAAQIQDFCPDIAVVYDPSDAEDLKKKLGRKVSTKILHGEQGYLDAATHEGVDMVVSAMVGAAGLLPTLAAIEAKKDIALANKETLVMAGDLVMDKARTSGVRVLPVDSEHSAIFQCICGNRRKDVEKILLTASGGPFCNSPASEFARIKPGDALAHPTWQMGSKITIDSATLMNKGLEVIEAMHLFSLCVEQVEVVIHPQSIIHSMVGYCDGTVMAQMGLPDMQGAIAYALSYPQRLSLGLSSPDFPGIGKLTFQAPDLEKFVCLALALEAGKIGGTMPAVLNAANEVAVAAFLEDRIGFDRIAGLIGSVMQQYEPLPDPDLDNILAADAWGRNAARAQLPE